A single Flavobacterium sp. 1 DNA region contains:
- a CDS encoding glycoside hydrolase family 130 protein, which translates to MKDIAKRFPENPLLSPSDILPSHKDLQIACLLNPGVFRYDGKIWMIIRVAERPDQKEDTISFPVLTSAGVEVIEISKGNPELDAKDARVIKYKGVDYLTTLSHLRLMCSDDGRKFYEPEGYPLLIGEGFLESFGIEDCRVSYIDGLYYLTYTAVSPNGVGVGLRTTSDWKKFQSHGMILPPHNKDCAIFEEKINGLFYALHRPSSVEIGGNFIWLASSPDGVHWGNHQCVLKTRENLWDSSRIGAGASPIKTEKGWLSIYHGANQNHQYCLGAFLMDLENPVKVIARTEVPIMVPTKEYELSGFFGNVVFTNGHVVNPEADSVTIYYGASDEFVCGAEFSIKEIFSLLQYI; encoded by the coding sequence ATGAAAGATATTGCAAAGCGTTTTCCTGAAAACCCATTGTTATCTCCTTCGGATATTTTACCAAGTCACAAAGACTTGCAAATAGCCTGTTTGCTTAATCCGGGAGTGTTTCGTTACGACGGAAAAATATGGATGATTATTCGTGTAGCCGAAAGACCTGATCAAAAAGAGGATACAATCTCATTTCCGGTATTGACTTCTGCAGGAGTCGAAGTTATTGAGATTTCTAAAGGCAATCCTGAATTAGATGCTAAAGACGCAAGAGTTATCAAATATAAAGGTGTTGATTATTTAACAACATTATCACACTTGCGATTAATGTGTAGTGATGACGGGCGTAAGTTTTATGAACCCGAAGGATATCCTTTATTAATAGGAGAGGGATTTTTGGAATCATTCGGAATCGAGGATTGTCGAGTGTCCTATATAGATGGTCTTTACTATTTAACCTATACCGCAGTTTCTCCCAATGGAGTCGGTGTTGGTTTGCGAACGACTTCCGATTGGAAAAAATTTCAATCACATGGAATGATACTGCCACCTCATAATAAGGACTGTGCTATTTTCGAAGAAAAAATCAATGGATTGTTCTATGCTTTACATCGTCCAAGCAGTGTCGAAATTGGCGGAAACTTCATCTGGCTAGCTTCTTCTCCAGATGGAGTTCATTGGGGAAATCACCAATGTGTTTTAAAGACCAGGGAGAATCTTTGGGATAGTTCCAGAATTGGCGCCGGCGCATCTCCTATAAAAACCGAAAAAGGATGGCTTTCCATATATCATGGCGCTAATCAAAATCATCAATATTGTTTGGGTGCTTTTTTAATGGATCTTGAGAATCCGGTAAAAGTGATTGCTAGAACAGAAGTTCCTATTATGGTACCAACAAAAGAATATGAGCTTTCGGGATTTTTCGGCAACGTTGTTTTTACAAATGGGCATGTAGTAAATCCCGAAGCAGATTCGGTGACTATATATTATGGAGCATCAGATGAATTTGTTTGTGGTGCCGAATTTTCGATTAAAGAAATTTTTTCACTTTTACAGTATATTTAG
- a CDS encoding dipeptidase, producing the protein MEDIKQYVTKHKDRFINELIELLKIPSVSADSAFSQDVLDTAEAVKESLEKAGCDFVEICDTAGYPIVYGEKTIDPKLPTVLVYGHYDVQPADPLELWSSPPFEPVIKKTDIHPEGAIFARGSCDDKGQMYMHVKAFEYMIQSNNLPCNVKFMIEGEEEVGSVNLKTFVENNTKKLKNDVILISDTGMISNQQPSITTGLRGLSYVEVEVTGPNRDLHSGLYGGAVANPINILAKMIASLHDEDNHITIPGFYDNVEELSLEERAEMAKAPFNLDNYKKALDLNDIYGEKGYVTNERNSIRPTLDVNGIWGGYTGEGAKTVIASKAFAKISMRLVPNQDWEVITDLFTKHFISIAPAGVTVKVTPHHGGQGYVTPIDSIGYKAANMAYTETFGIPAIPVRSGGSIPIVALFEKELKSKTILMGFGLDSDAIHSPNEHFGIFNYLKGIETIPLFYKYFVELSK; encoded by the coding sequence ATGGAAGATATAAAACAATACGTTACCAAACACAAAGATCGGTTTATCAACGAATTAATAGAACTATTAAAAATTCCATCTGTAAGCGCAGACTCTGCTTTTTCTCAAGATGTACTTGACACTGCCGAAGCTGTAAAAGAAAGTTTAGAGAAAGCTGGATGCGATTTTGTCGAAATTTGCGACACTGCCGGCTACCCAATTGTATATGGCGAGAAAACAATCGACCCAAAATTGCCTACCGTTTTAGTATATGGGCATTATGATGTACAACCTGCAGATCCATTAGAATTATGGAGTTCTCCCCCATTTGAGCCTGTTATTAAAAAAACGGATATTCATCCCGAAGGCGCCATCTTTGCAAGAGGTTCTTGTGATGACAAAGGTCAAATGTACATGCACGTAAAAGCTTTTGAATACATGATTCAAAGCAACAATTTGCCGTGTAACGTGAAATTCATGATTGAAGGCGAGGAAGAAGTTGGAAGCGTCAACCTAAAAACCTTTGTAGAAAACAATACCAAGAAACTTAAAAATGATGTGATTTTGATTTCGGACACTGGAATGATTTCAAATCAACAGCCTTCTATCACCACTGGCCTTCGCGGTTTGAGTTATGTAGAAGTAGAAGTTACTGGACCAAACCGTGATTTGCACTCCGGATTATATGGCGGTGCAGTTGCCAACCCAATTAATATTTTGGCCAAAATGATAGCTTCATTACACGATGAAGACAATCATATTACCATTCCAGGTTTCTATGACAATGTAGAAGAATTATCGCTGGAGGAAAGAGCCGAAATGGCAAAAGCTCCTTTTAATCTTGACAATTATAAGAAAGCATTAGACCTAAATGATATTTACGGCGAAAAAGGATACGTGACCAATGAACGCAACTCGATTCGTCCAACACTGGATGTAAACGGAATTTGGGGAGGATACACTGGAGAAGGAGCAAAAACGGTTATTGCCAGCAAAGCTTTCGCCAAAATCTCTATGCGATTGGTTCCAAATCAAGATTGGGAAGTGATCACCGATTTGTTTACCAAACATTTCATCAGCATTGCTCCGGCGGGCGTTACCGTAAAAGTTACCCCTCATCATGGCGGTCAGGGTTATGTGACTCCTATTGACAGTATCGGTTATAAAGCGGCCAATATGGCTTACACTGAAACTTTTGGGATACCTGCGATTCCAGTTCGTTCTGGAGGAAGTATACCTATTGTGGCTTTATTCGAAAAAGAACTAAAAAGCAAAACAATCCTTATGGGCTTTGGCCTTGACAGCGATGCCATTCACTCGCCAAACGAACATTTCGGGATTTTTAATTACCTGAAAGGAATTGAAACTATTCCGTTGTTTTACAAATATTTTGTGGAGTTAAGCAAATAA